CATATTACTCTTACAGTAAAAGTTTGACAATCAGAAAATACATGTAAGAACCTAAAAATCTGCCTGGACAGTGCAAATGCCCTGGAGATCCAGTAGTATACTGTGATTCAGtgggtccagggggaggcctgagagtctgcatttctaacaagttcccaggtgatgccctgGCTGCAGCTTCAAAGACCACACTCTGAGCAGCAAGGGACAAGAACCTAGCCTGGCAGAGGCTGAAGATAGTTTTATCTGATCTGGATTGGGCTCAAGCTAAGACCACCCTCCAGGCTCCATGCTTTTGTTCTTCAGGGGAGAGTGAGAGGACACCCTAGCTAGGCCTGATCAGACTGAGACATACTCCTCCTCCCAGGTTCTCAACAAGAGCTGTTTCCCCCTTATACATTCCCTCTTCTAAGGCTCAAACGTCCGCAGGGAGAGCCATGTGGCCAGACCCACATTAGAACGGCCAGCATTCCAAGGAGGTTCTGACACTGCACACTGGAGGAGCTCTGTTCAAGGCCCAGCACCCTCACTCAGAAGCTGCCCCTGATCTCCCCAGGCCAAACTCCCGGGGGTACCCAGCACCGATCCTGGCATTCACCTCTAGCTGTGGGGAAACCCCTTATCTCCTCACACTGTTACTTCCCAGGGGGAGGGCTAAATGGAGAGAGTGCTGGCCAAAGTAGTGCTGTCCTGGCCAAAGGATGGGCACTTGTTTATTTCAGAAGCATGTGGGATTTCCAGGGAAACCTGGATTCTAAGACCTTACAGGAATAAGAGAGAACAGACTCTGACCACAAGCTCACAGACATACAACCCCTTCCCCAGAAAGAATAGCCTGTATGGGGTAAAGGAACAGACATGGGCTAAAGATAGGTGGCCCTATGTTCAAATCCCCACTCTCTCAGTTACTTAGCTGAGTAACTCGATTCAGGCACCCTTTCAGCAAAACCCTCCAAGGGAAAGGAAATTGGGAGGTTTTAGGAAAATGCTGCTGCATTTGTAGGTAACTGGGAGAGGCTGCTTGCTGCAATGAGCAGCCACCAGTCTCTGGAACACCAGATCCACAGTTGAGCAAATTCACCTTCTCCATTCATCCTTCTGGAAAGAACAGATCAGAAGGAAACATCTCTCTCTCCCACGTTCAGAATCGAGCCAACACATAACTATCTGTGGTGTTTCTCTTTCTAGAACACGACTGAGAAGGAAACCTTCTGCAAGGCGGCAACTGCTCTTCGGCACATCTACAGACACCACAACTGCTTGAGCAAACACCTGAGCGGACTTGACAGGAACCTCAGCGGCCTGGCAAACACGGTAAGCTGCACTCACTGGGCTCCTGTTGGACAGCAGCCTTATACTAAATACTCCTCCTTATGAACAGTAGGACTCTTGGGCAATTAACCCATTCATCCATTCGACAGGTATTTGCTGGGGCTCTGTGAGTGTTGCTTATAGGTACTGCTCTAGGCACCGGGGATACTGTTCTTGCTCTCACAGAATGTTCTAATGGGGGAGttataaaagcaaacaagcaTGTCATATGACGTCCAGTATTGATAAGTGCTATGATGAAATTATAGGAAtcaaaaaaattaggaataaagaaCATAGGGGTCATGAGGGAGAGGGCTGATTTAGTAattagtaaaatcatctgtagaGATTCTGAATTAAGTGAAAGAGCCCGCCATGTGACTAACttggaaagaacattccaggcagagggaacagctatGCAAAGACCCTAAGGTAGAAATAAGCTTCATATGTTCAAAGATCAGTGAGGAAGGCCAGTATGGCTGGATCAGAGTGAGCGAGGGAGATTTCAGTAGGAGATCACACATGAACTTGGGATTCTGTCCCAGATACGGTGGGAAACTCCCAGACAGTTTTGAGCAGGGCAGAGACTATGATCTGATTTAGGTGATTTTAAATGATCACTGGCTACTGTGCAATAAAGAGACTGAACAGGGGTAAGCATAGAAGCAAGACGGCCACAGCATTGCAGGCTTCAGATGACGGTGGTTTTAACAGAGTGGAGCAGTAGATGCTGTCCGATTTGGGATATAACTGAAAATAGAGCCAGAGAACTTACTGACAGAGCTACTGTGAGGGGTGAGGGAAATAGTAAAAGGTAACCTCTTGGTTCCTAGCCTGAGCCCTTTGGGGGATAGTTGGTGCTgtttacagatatggaaaatgAGGAGGGTAAGCAGGGCTGGAGGTTAAGATCACGAGGTTCAAGTTTATACACAGTTAAGTTTGAGGTACCTGCTGAGTAGCCAAGTGAAGATGTTgataagaattttgaaaaagtctGAAGCTGAAAGGAGAGCTCAGAACTTGTGATATAAAGTGAAGGGTTATCAGAAAGATGTTGTTTAAAGTCACAGACCTGAATGACACAGAGAAAGGGAGCGATCCAAGGACTGAGCCCAGAGGCACTCTAACATACAGAGGTTACCAGAGGAGGGTTATGCAAAAGAGAAGTAACCAGTGCAATAGGAGGAAATTAAAGTGTGGTACCTCAGAAGGCAAGTGAAGAAACTCTTaaggaggaggaagtgatcaATTGTGTCAAATGTATTAAAAGGTCAAGTAAGATGAACACTGGAGAATGCCCACTGGATTTGGCATGACAGAGGCCACTGGTGATGCTGATATAAATGGAGATTCAGGAATGAAAGCCTGACTGGAGTGGGTTCCATAGAAAATGGGGGTAGGGAGGagtaaaaagaaaggacactgagTGTGGACAACTCCTCTGAGGTGCTCTTCCATAAGGTTGCAGAGGAACAGAACAACAGCTGAAGGGCAGGTGTGGAGTGAGGGAAGTTCTTTTTAATGGGGTACATACTGAGCATGTCAAAATACCGGTGGGAATCCTCCAGTAAGAGGGGAGAGTTGAcgatggagagaagagagagagcaaagagTAGACATTATCTAACGCCAAGTAGAGGAATTGAGGACATTCATCCCCCCTTCTAGGGCCTGCTGCTTTATTTATAAGATAAGCTAATAGAACAGGGAGCGGATACTACACTCATCCTCTCTTTCAATCCTCTTATTACCTTAAGAAATAGGCactactgttcccattttacaaagaaggaaactgaaccTTTTATAAATGAAGTAGTTTGTTCTAGGCAATGCAATTAATAACTGGTAGGGCTGAGATTCAAAATGAAGCAGTGGCCTGGTGGCTGGTACCAGGAATCCTTTCCACCTGAAGTGCTGCCAGGCTGTGATGCTGCTGTTTAATGGGCAGGAGGGCACACATGCTGAATCTCTCTCAGCAGTCCAGGCGGCCACACAGAAGGCCCAGGACGACAATGGGCAAGTCTGAGACTCTACCTTCATGTTATGCCCCTGAGCAGAACCTAGCTGTGACACACTTCTCCAGGGATGGCAGTACCCAGAAGGCAGCCAGTGATGGCACAGTGACCCTTTCTAGGAGTGTAGCTATATGCACCAAAAATAGGCAAATCCTGCTGGCTGAGTGGCAGAGTCAGACTCCCAACCAAGCTAGACTGGGCGTACTGGTTTCATCAGTGTTCAGGGCCAAGTGCCAGGTAGCCAGGCATGACAGCAAGATCCAGTACTTAGCAATGCAAACTAacgaaatgtttcttttttagacCTGTTCTGTGAATGACTCCAAGAAGAGCACATTGAGAGACTTCTTGGAAAGGCTAAAGAAGATTATGAAGGAGAAATACTCAAAATGTTGAAGCcgaatattttaatttatgagtttttaatagccttattttaaaaatatttatgtatttataactcataataaaataaagtatatgtaGAATTTGATGGCATGATGTCACTTTAATAGCACTGGCTATATTTACTTGACAACTTTTGGGGAAACCAGTTTAATTTACTGGGAGACTCAAATTGGTGTGgtagtgaaaaatgaaagatcaTTTCCCTTTCAAGGAGATTCTTCTCTCACTGAGGACATAATGCACAAAATGATTAAATACAAGGCCACACAAGACGTAAGTGATAATTAATCTAAGAGAGCTTGGAGAATGGGTCCATAAGCACTACTGACTACGAAGTAATTCTGAATTGAAAAAGTGTCAACTGGATGCTGAGAACAGTCTTCTCCCACTGGCATGAAGGTGGTTATGTTGAATCTACAGAGGGGAAAGATAATTCTAGCAGACTGTATGGCTCTGCagtgaaaaatgtttaaagtccTAATAATGTAAATTCTTTCAATTCTCAAATCTTAGAATCAACCAGAAGACAAAGCATGGAGGATTTAGTTGTGGTTACAGAACAGACTGTCAATGCTATCAACCTGACAACATAAAGGGCATAGTTGAAAATGACTGAGAGGAGAAAGCACAAGGAAAGAGAGGTAGGGCACTAATATCCCCAGCTCACTTGGGGAGGGATCAGTTAAGCAATACTGTTGAAGGCTGACAGAACAAGAACAGGAGATGTAAGTATTCATTCAAAATCACAAAGGTAATAGAAGatctaaaaataatttgctaTAAAGAATTTGGAAGGGATAGTATAAATGTGGTAAACTCTCACATTGCAATGgggaaattaacacaaaatatcTCAAGTTGATAAATCAAAAAACAGCTGCCAAGGTGGTCATAAGATGTAGCTAGAGATGGATACATGGGGGTTGATTGTACTACTCTGCTTTCATACatgtttgaaagttttcataataaaaagtaaaaaaacaaacaaaccaatagTAGGTGaatcaagaaatatttggaaTTATAATGGTCACTActagaaaaactaaaaacaaaaaagagaaggtgCGTTGTTAGGAATGGGACTTGGAATAAGGATCAGTGAAAGTAGGGCAGGAGATCTTTGGCTTTCCATTTTAAGCCTGTGTGTGTGACCATGTGCATAAAcgataaaatgtttttaaaagttaaagcactaaaattaaaaagacagacaataacaaatgttgatgaagatgtggaaaaactggatcTCTTACACATTGCTGGTATGATTGGAAAATGGTgcagtcattttggaaaaaagtgtggcaattcctcaaaaggttaaacatggTAGAGCAGGCAcacagctagatatgagcaggcCAAATGGcgggaattgggcagaaaggagacaCAGGTCAAATGCAgaaaaccacacatcatgtaagcaccaggggtccctgggcagagaaagaaaagcaggaacctctgggcttgataagtggtcacaccttttggggtgatgagcggcctggaggccaacaaagaaaggtgagaaaaggcaagaATCTCCAGCGTCCAgtaccttttgctcattatgcccttatttcaataaaattagccttgcagattaaaagtacccatcatgcacagacgccatgacacttccaatccagactaaataaggacaaaaatccctccttcctttgggaagTGGAGttaggatgaaaatcagggaatatgaccccagaccgttccctccctaatgaatattccacccccttcattttacaccctatgtaacaaACCTGCCAAAGAAATTCAGCAGCCAGcacacctgagcctgcccgctctccccttcaGAGTATACTATCCACTCCTTAAttaatcctcactttacttttttaaccactgcgtattgtctctgaattccttcagggatgggacaagaacctggaaacCGGTTACATCTACCAGCAACAAACATAGTTATTGTATAATCCAGTAGTTCCAATCCTGGGTATccacccaagagaactgaaaacatgagtctacacaaaaacttttacacaaatgttcacagcagcattaatcattaatagtgaaaaaaaaaaaaaagtagaaacgaACCAAATGTCAATCAaatggtgaatggataaacaaatgaacaatgaaatattatttggtaatgaaaagaaatgaagtgctgatatatgctacagtatggatgaaccttggaaacattatgctaagacaaagaagccagacacagaagaccacatatggtatgattccatttatatgaaatgcctaTTAGAAGCAAATCCACAGAGGTAAGAAGCAGAACATTGGTTACTAGGGGCTGGGGGAAATGGAGGAAGATGGAGTAACTGCTGATGGACATAGGGTTTCTTTCAGGCATAATGAAATTGTTCTGATATTTAATAGTGataatggttgtacaactctgtgaaaatactaaaaaccactgaattatacatttaGAAGGatgaattttacagtatgtgaGTTAtaatcaataaagctgttatttaaaaaaattacagggaaaaaaaaaacaagtgtcaAGTCACTAAAAGTTACCTTTTAAAGATACATTCTCTGCAAGAATATGGACCCAATAACCGTGAATGAGCGAAAATTAATACGTGTACTAAAATTATACCAAAACATGTAATATCTTTTTAACCCTttcaaaataagggaaaaaatcaaaagcttaaAAGTCACACCCTGACCACAGCCAGTTTCACCCTGCCCACATAAAATACCAGCATGCCAAGGGCAACAAGTAACTAAGACAGTCATGGAGCCTTCTAAGGCCACACtgaaatttcctttcttctttgattgAGACTCATTTGCATTCAATGGCTAATGTGAGCTGTAGTCTGCCACAGGATATGAGTTGTGGGTTGTAATTTGTGTATGAGGCCAGGATGGTAAAAGAAAGGGCAGTTGGAAGAAAAGTTCAGAACAGGCCATAGAAGGGACAGGCACAAGCTCCAGGCAGGTCTGTCTGTCATGGATGGAAACAGCCAAAGACGGGGTGAGAGAACATGAATTGAGGAGGACATACATTAAAAGATGAGTGAAGAAACATCAGGATTAAGTGAAAGTTGAGATGCTTGTCACATAAGCACATTCACTGAGGAAATTTAGCTACAGCCCACACCTGCTTCAGGGGATGTGCCTCTTATCTGTGCACAGACTATGTGATGTTGACAGCAAAGGttgattccctccctccctgctgtcaGCTACCTCCACCTTTTACCTACTAACATATTACATCTCTAACTGGCACTGGTAGGTGatacttattgaataaatgaaagaaaaacaatttgctCAAATTTACAGCCAAATGTCCCTTATTAAAACATTCTTGAGCCAGTGAGAAATGCTGTTCTCTGATAATAATGCACCAGGGGTTCTCTCTTTGCTATTAGCCTGTCCATGCCAGTGCGCTGTCCTATTTTTTCCCTACCCAAATCATCTGAGAAAGAGGGATTTCAGAGGAGAGTGCAGGGCTCAACTTTCTCCCAGAGCAAGGCCCGGCCTGGCCTATCAGCAGACAAGGTTAGCTTCACAGTTCCTACCACCTTAAGCTGAGGGCAAGGCAAGCACTTTCTCTAGTCTGGGAGCTGACTTCCTGGTTCAAGCCCTCAGCTCCACTGGAGCTCCGTCCCCAGGGGGAGTACTAAAATCTAGCTAGTGTCACACCTAGCATTTCCTGGGCTGGTGCTTGCCCTGAGTGTGCAGACATTCCTCAGCTCTCCAGTGTTTCTCTTCTAATCCATTCTTCCTGTCAACGTCTTCCTACTTCAATGTTCACTCTCTAAGctgtctcttcccttcctgtttcGTCCTAGCCAGTGTTATACCAAACACAAGCATGTTTAGACGTTCTGGGTGCCGACTGCACACCTGGGCACCTGTTACAGAACACGACTAAAGAGAAGTAAAGAGACATACGCTCGCTCAGTCTTGGTACCAATCACAAGGCAAGAGAGCCAGCTGAGAAGAGAGGGAGGTTAGCTCCTCCAGCCCATGACCATTTCAGCCTCCAAGGCACCGGTGTGCACGCACATTGTCTGCTCTCCCAGCTTCCTTCGTCTCTAGTCCTTCATGATCTCTCCAGCAGTTATTTCTCTAAAACACAAACAGCGTGCGGGTCCCACTTAAAATCCTTCCATGACTTCTCAGTGCTTACAGAAAACTCTTTTGACAGTAGGATCCTGGCCTCTTTCCTTTTCAGGCTCATCTATCCCAACCGCTTTGGCCTAACTTCAAACATACCACCAATGCACGTGGTGGCACCTAGATTCACGTTacttcttctgcctggaatgtctttCCGCACGTGTTGGATCGCTTAGACACCTCAAAGAGAGAACAGGCCTTCTCTAACCTTCTGGTCAGGTAGATGTGTGCTAGGCACCGTGTCAGCTCCTAGGGAAGGATGATGTGCCTGGCAGCTCACCATTCACCCTCCTTCACTACAGCCCTCAACAGGCTGCATGGTCATTCACCACTTACATGGCCATCTCTCCCTCCTGAGGGAGGCTATGAGCTTTGCAAGGACCCTCTACTCAGCACAGCATTAGTCCacagtaaataaaaaagacaccTGGGTGGCTGAGTGGCATAACTCATGATGGAGTAGAAATAAAGGCCAACACAATATTTCTGTAATGACTCTGGTAGTTTTAGGTTGGGTTAGGCAATATCCTCTTGCTAAGATTGGTATCAACTCTGAGAAATATCTTATTCAGTTGTAAAGTCCCAGTTAAATTCCTTTgtaaaactggagaaataaagCCTTTGATTAAAAACTAAACTTTCCCCAGCCCTCTaaaaagggatgggggagggagcaggtgtAGAAGAATGTCTGATCTGTCATATTCTTTAGTCAGAGCCATAAACGTGTTTGGGTAAGACAATGTGATGTTCTGATAACGGTGATAAAAGTAACTTGAAGATGGGGTCACAGGAAGCCCAAGATAAATGCTGAGAGGAAACAAGTTCTTTTTGAAGTAGCCTCTTCGTAATCATTTTCCCACACATTTGTTCAACTTCCGAAGGAGGACTGAATACCTGATTTGCTTTGCAAATCAAACAGCTTAAGAATGAGACATTCAGATGTTATAACATTTGTGTTTAGAAGGCTCCTCCAACTCGCTTTAAGTTTAGGCTGCAGCTTCAGGACTGTGTTAACTGTTCCTGTGGGCACAGATTAACTGTGGTCCTTTAGGCTGGTActcaggattttgttttgttctgctttttgtACTTGGTTTTAAGAGAGATTCTCAAGGGTCTTCACAAGACGGTGGGATGGACAATGTCCTCAGCAGCATCCTGACAACACAGGCAGTGATAAGTTTCCTAAGGTTGCTTGGTGAAAGTGAGCATCAGAGTCCAAAACTCAAccggggaggaggggcagcaggtgcGAAGGCAGCACTATTGATCATCTTGCTTACACTATGGCAggtctctaattttattttcatattctacaCACACGTAGGAGTTTTACATCAGCTAACAgttgggaaaaggaagagagcaagCCCAGAAATGGCCAGAGGAGTCTCCTCTCCTATGCAAAGAGCACATGAAATCCTTTGAAACATGATGACAAATCAAAATTTCTCAATGTCTGCTG
The sequence above is a segment of the Camelus ferus isolate YT-003-E chromosome 3, BCGSAC_Cfer_1.0, whole genome shotgun sequence genome. Coding sequences within it:
- the IL4 gene encoding interleukin-4 isoform X1; amino-acid sequence: MGLTYQLIPTLVCLLVCTSNFAHGHKCDITLQEIIKTLNTLTARKNTTEKETFCKAATALRHIYRHHNCLSKHLSGLDRNLSGLANTTCSVNDSKKSTLRDFLERLKKIMKEKYSKC
- the IL4 gene encoding interleukin-4 isoform X2; the protein is MGLTYQLIPTLVCLLVCTSNFAHGHKCDITLQEIIKTLNTLTARKNSCMELTVADVFAAPKNTTEKETFCKAATALRHIYRHHNCLSKHLSGLDRNLSGLANTTCSVNDSKKSTLRDFLERLKKIMKEKYSKC